One part of the Brachyspira sp. SAP_772 genome encodes these proteins:
- the rpmE gene encoding 50S ribosomal protein L31, translating to MKKNIHPEYYETDVNCACGANFKIHSVQKTLHVDICHNCHPFFTGKQKILDTAGRVDKFKKRYGLKK from the coding sequence ATGAAAAAAAATATACATCCAGAATACTATGAAACTGATGTAAATTGTGCATGCGGTGCTAATTTCAAAATACATTCAGTTCAAAAAACTTTACACGTTGACATTTGTCATAATTGTCACCCTTTCTTTACTGGTAAACAAAAAATATTGGATACTGCTGGTAGAGTTGATAAATTCAAAAAACGTTATGGCTTAAAAAAATAA
- a CDS encoding rhodanese-like domain-containing protein: MENQVNSVNVETAVQLIKTNKDLQLLDIRGPYEAKATGFIKGSMLLDPNDRQIIETIENLDRDKEYLLYCASGGRSFAVSQYMLKKGFKHLNNLMNAGYIELSIALENSK, translated from the coding sequence ATGGAAAATCAAGTTAATAGTGTAAATGTAGAAACTGCAGTTCAATTAATAAAAACAAATAAAGATTTACAATTATTAGATATTAGAGGCCCATATGAAGCAAAAGCTACAGGATTTATAAAAGGAAGTATGCTTTTAGACCCTAACGACCGTCAAATTATAGAAACTATAGAAAATTTAGATAGGGACAAAGAATATTTATTATATTGTGCTAGCGGGGGACGTTCTTTTGCTGTATCGCAATATATGCTAAAAAAAGGCTTCAAGCATTTAAATAACCTTATGAATGCAGGCTATATAGAACTGTCTATTGCTTTAGAAAATAGTAAATAA
- the tyrS gene encoding tyrosine--tRNA ligase gives MEEKQYSLEESIELISRGASEIIGLEEIKEKLKSGKKLTVKAGFDPTAPDIHLGHTVLLRKMRHFQLLGHKVVFLIGDFTGRIGDPSGKTKTRPRLSEEDVLRNAETYKQQVFKILDPEKTIVEFNSKWLGKMSFADVLGLTSRYTVAQMIERDDFSKRYKNGQPISMMEFLYPLAQGYDSVALECDVELGGNDQKFNLLVGRTLMKEYGLSPQAVLTVPLLEGLDGVEKMSKSLGNYIGVYDSPKDMYGKAMSIPDSLILKYMELVTDIPMNDIRNYKKAMEEGENPRNIKSVLAKEIVKLYHTEEDANNAEEEFKRIFSSKGIPDEIEEVIVSKDDNVLNILSVCMKNESKSNLKRLISQGSVTLDNEKITDINSNINKEGILKIGKRNFFKIKFS, from the coding sequence ATGGAAGAGAAACAATACAGTTTAGAAGAATCTATAGAATTAATTTCAAGAGGAGCAAGCGAAATAATAGGCTTGGAAGAGATAAAAGAAAAACTAAAAAGCGGAAAAAAATTAACAGTAAAAGCAGGCTTTGACCCCACAGCTCCAGATATACACTTAGGACACACTGTACTTTTAAGAAAGATGAGACATTTTCAATTACTTGGACATAAAGTAGTATTTCTTATAGGAGATTTTACTGGAAGAATAGGAGACCCATCTGGTAAAACAAAAACTCGTCCTAGATTAAGCGAAGAAGACGTATTAAGAAATGCTGAAACTTATAAGCAGCAAGTATTTAAAATTTTGGACCCTGAAAAAACTATAGTTGAGTTTAATTCAAAATGGCTTGGTAAAATGAGTTTTGCCGATGTACTTGGACTTACTTCAAGATATACCGTAGCACAAATGATAGAACGGGATGATTTTTCTAAGAGGTATAAAAATGGTCAGCCTATAAGTATGATGGAGTTTTTATATCCATTAGCACAAGGTTATGATTCTGTTGCTTTAGAATGCGATGTTGAGCTTGGAGGTAATGACCAAAAGTTTAATTTGCTTGTTGGAAGAACCCTAATGAAAGAATATGGACTATCTCCTCAGGCTGTTTTAACAGTGCCTTTACTTGAAGGCTTAGATGGTGTTGAGAAGATGAGTAAGTCTTTAGGCAACTATATAGGTGTTTATGATAGCCCTAAAGATATGTATGGTAAGGCTATGAGCATACCTGATAGTTTGATTCTAAAATATATGGAATTAGTTACAGATATACCTATGAATGATATAAGAAATTATAAGAAGGCTATGGAAGAAGGGGAGAACCCTAGAAATATAAAATCTGTACTTGCCAAAGAAATTGTAAAATTGTATCATACAGAAGAAGATGCTAATAATGCAGAAGAGGAGTTTAAGAGAATATTTAGCTCTAAGGGTATACCAGATGAAATAGAAGAGGTTATTGTTAGTAAAGATGATAATGTTTTAAATATTTTATCTGTATGCATGAAAAATGAAAGTAAATCTAATTTAAAAAGATTGATTTCTCAAGGCAGTGTTACTTTAGATAATGAAAAGATTACGGATATAAACTCTAATATAAATAAAGAGGGTATACTAAAAATAGGAAAACGTAATTTCTTTAAAATAAAATTTTCTTAA
- a CDS encoding LPS-assembly protein LptD, protein MRVLILLLSLIIFNAYLYAQDNNQDNNNIPRTNENALMQINQFDAKRNPVSFINIVNFTPYYVLTEYARNYGIEIYPYDDESSLRARIIKRQVNVDVVKIVGEDNIRNVARASINTGGGQIEFRSADYVERYRIEEAGEELIALYGNVQLKMYNNVMTADRVVYSLKTGEVFASGNLRVESGASVLNGEWFMLNKDDKKGILYNGNTKFQSFTVQGNIIKFNDPDFFANDSSVSFSRLTPVAHDFLASRVYLWDTKKILIFNSIYRVGRQPVFYFPLFIQNNFGTGIISTFGQSLREGVYMQNSKTFDLYGVSHRIRFDAYQKLGFLIGDEIRYTSQYHNLSLDAMFALGRQYYLLDSYISSSLGFGTRYVNYFADGKPGKFVPRYKFQYDHTIQLHNSENINAYLTGRLNLNSDLYFKSDFYNQRGALDILSLFTAITGNLSDIGDSYPESYIQNSVYINSTIYGVSLSAGAEWNLTAVRNLSVNYNTNFDYYMPKPSRLVLPSLSASYSSVFGDETSYYFPDLNINYNISMNYSHTIDYKTSEGIAFYDNPNLNEQLNEKLAERNNLQLNGGLSRSFTNLFMRFTPNFNINYAYQKSINPRSEDLIYDRDNTYLGLASTMNLSVFLPNSILPYKLDNYFSPSVSWDTSYSIGYRFKEKDAAYTNENQSGDFSSHSINTSLNAGGTGYSIFFIPNLNWDIRGTIRTGYDLIPTYNAQTKNYELIHNTNRFLTTEVGGSTRLYYDSSYISYDLSKNLLGTNFTQNAINTLIHVPIPIDKLTDWILVRNGKKKFFDGYKNDFRFFFDISYKHDFINYKYNYAAFSLGFELKILEQFTFSFSTTSRNDRAYRYIKSYAERENETWVNPFWDIVDSFNFRDSQKRIDSLFKLSSINTSVWHELDGWQLRATFSISPSALPSDIASGSVKGAYWNKEFWIEFTLTDFPSAGLPRREYDLNSTITDLRDNQTTTTF, encoded by the coding sequence ATGCGGGTCTTGATATTACTATTATCTTTAATAATATTTAATGCATACTTATATGCACAAGATAATAATCAAGATAATAATAATATTCCAAGAACAAACGAAAACGCATTAATGCAAATAAATCAATTTGATGCCAAAAGAAATCCTGTTTCTTTTATTAATATAGTTAATTTCACTCCATATTATGTATTAACAGAATATGCTAGAAATTACGGCATAGAGATTTACCCTTATGATGATGAGTCTAGTTTAAGAGCTAGAATTATCAAAAGACAAGTTAATGTGGACGTTGTAAAGATTGTAGGGGAAGATAATATAAGAAATGTAGCACGTGCTAGTATTAATACAGGCGGAGGGCAGATAGAGTTTAGAAGTGCTGATTATGTTGAAAGATATAGGATAGAAGAAGCTGGGGAGGAGTTAATAGCTCTATACGGAAATGTACAGCTTAAAATGTACAATAATGTTATGACAGCTGATAGAGTTGTTTATAGTTTAAAAACAGGTGAAGTATTTGCTTCTGGTAATTTGAGAGTTGAATCTGGAGCTAGTGTTTTAAATGGTGAATGGTTCATGCTTAATAAAGATGATAAGAAAGGTATTTTATATAATGGTAACACAAAATTCCAGAGTTTTACAGTTCAAGGTAATATAATAAAATTCAATGATCCTGATTTTTTTGCTAATGACAGCAGTGTAAGTTTTTCAAGGCTTACTCCTGTAGCACATGATTTTTTAGCATCAAGAGTTTATTTATGGGATACAAAAAAGATATTAATATTTAATAGTATATATAGAGTTGGAAGGCAGCCTGTATTTTATTTTCCTCTTTTTATTCAAAATAATTTTGGTACTGGTATTATAAGCACTTTCGGACAGAGTTTGAGAGAAGGTGTTTATATGCAAAACAGTAAGACTTTTGATTTATACGGAGTTAGCCATAGAATAAGATTTGATGCTTATCAAAAGTTAGGTTTTCTCATTGGAGATGAAATTAGATATACTAGTCAGTATCATAATTTGTCTTTAGATGCTATGTTTGCTTTGGGAAGACAATATTATTTGCTTGATTCTTACATATCTTCTAGTCTTGGTTTTGGTACTAGGTATGTTAACTATTTTGCTGACGGTAAGCCGGGTAAATTTGTACCTAGATATAAATTTCAATATGATCATACCATACAATTACATAATAGTGAAAATATTAATGCTTATCTTACTGGCAGGTTAAATTTAAATAGTGATTTATATTTTAAGTCAGATTTTTATAATCAAAGGGGTGCTTTAGATATATTATCATTATTTACTGCTATTACTGGAAATTTAAGCGATATAGGAGATTCGTATCCAGAAAGTTATATACAAAACTCTGTGTATATTAATAGTACTATATATGGTGTTAGTTTGAGTGCGGGTGCTGAATGGAATCTTACAGCTGTAAGAAATTTATCTGTAAATTATAATACTAATTTTGACTATTATATGCCTAAACCAAGCAGATTAGTTTTACCTTCTTTATCAGCAAGTTATAGCTCTGTTTTTGGAGATGAAACTTCTTATTATTTCCCTGATTTAAATATTAATTATAATATTAGCATGAATTATTCTCATACTATAGATTATAAAACTTCTGAAGGTATAGCATTTTATGATAATCCTAATCTTAATGAACAATTAAATGAGAAATTGGCTGAAAGAAATAATTTACAATTAAACGGCGGATTATCAAGGAGTTTTACTAATTTATTTATGAGATTTACTCCTAATTTTAATATTAATTATGCTTATCAAAAAAGTATTAATCCAAGATCTGAAGATTTAATTTATGATAGAGATAATACATATTTGGGTTTAGCTAGTACTATGAACCTTTCTGTATTTTTGCCTAATTCAATACTGCCATATAAACTTGATAATTATTTTTCTCCATCTGTAAGTTGGGATACATCATATAGTATTGGCTATAGATTTAAAGAAAAAGATGCTGCATATACTAATGAAAATCAAAGCGGAGATTTTAGCAGTCATAGTATTAATACAAGTTTAAATGCAGGAGGAACTGGTTATAGTATATTTTTTATACCTAATTTAAATTGGGATATTAGAGGAACTATTAGAACAGGTTATGACCTTATACCAACATATAATGCACAAACTAAAAATTATGAACTTATACATAACACCAATAGATTCTTAACAACGGAAGTAGGAGGTTCTACTAGGCTATATTATGATTCTTCTTATATTTCTTATGATTTATCTAAAAACTTATTAGGTACGAATTTTACACAAAATGCTATAAATACTCTCATACATGTACCTATTCCTATAGATAAGCTCACAGATTGGATATTAGTGAGAAATGGTAAAAAGAAATTTTTTGATGGTTATAAGAATGATTTTAGATTTTTCTTTGATATATCATATAAACATGATTTTATTAACTATAAATATAATTATGCCGCTTTTTCACTTGGATTTGAATTAAAAATATTAGAACAATTTACTTTTAGCTTCTCTACTACAAGCAGAAATGACAGAGCTTATAGATATATAAAATCTTATGCTGAAAGAGAAAATGAAACTTGGGTTAATCCTTTCTGGGATATTGTTGATTCATTTAATTTTAGAGATTCTCAAAAAAGGATAGATAGTTTATTTAAACTAAGTTCTATAAATACAAGTGTATGGCATGAATTAGATGGATGGCAATTAAGGGCTACTTTCTCTATATCTCCTTCTGCTCTTCCTTCAGATATTGCAAGCGGTTCTGTTAAGGGGGCTTATTGGAATAAAGAGTTTTGGATTGAATTTACTCTTACTGATTTCCCTAGTGCTGGTTTACCTAGAAGAGAATATGATCTTAATTCTACTATTACAGATTTGAGAGATAATCAAACTACTACTACTTTTTAA
- a CDS encoding ankyrin repeat domain-containing protein, translating into MIKKISILFIILISAFLHADENYINKIFIAIENNDINYIKYTIENDSQSLKSRLPKDYENNLEGATPLLYAIYNDKKDIIKLFIDNLDTLYFKERDDKNYNSIMYAAAFSDIDILKLLAEKSPSLINSETEFRVNILHIASSHNNYEVIEYICTNFNIDINSQDIDGWTALYHAANSQSIESYRLLIKLGANTQITDNNGMYPSTRLRELVMMKYNELRDIDRELFEAIRDNDIKKLKKSIEEGANVNAEDGYGLSALHFAIRNKNIKAVDVLLDCENINLEATLPNGYYTALDNFSGEAVYIGGATPLLYAIFKSNGDSRIVNRLIKKNANINTSDEEGWNSFLYAAAFGNVRIISSLVNKNKSLVNSRTKKNVTALQMAVVYDNIKVISYLVKRLHVDINARDNDGWTALYYAAANNKAEAYNLLIELGADREIANNEGLKPDDIFFNN; encoded by the coding sequence ATGATTAAAAAAATATCTATTTTGTTTATTATACTAATATCTGCTTTTTTACATGCTGATGAAAATTATATAAATAAAATATTTATTGCTATAGAAAATAATGATATTAATTATATAAAATATACGATAGAAAATGACTCACAAAGCTTAAAATCTAGGCTTCCTAAAGATTATGAAAACAATTTAGAAGGAGCTACTCCTTTACTTTATGCTATTTATAATGATAAAAAGGATATTATTAAACTATTTATAGATAATCTAGATACATTATATTTTAAAGAGAGAGATGACAAAAATTATAATAGTATTATGTATGCGGCTGCTTTTTCTGATATAGATATTTTAAAATTGTTAGCAGAAAAATCTCCTAGTCTAATTAATAGTGAAACAGAGTTTAGAGTTAATATACTTCATATAGCAAGCAGTCATAATAATTATGAGGTTATAGAATATATATGCACTAATTTTAATATTGATATTAATTCTCAGGATATTGACGGTTGGACTGCTCTTTATCATGCTGCTAATTCTCAAAGCATTGAATCATACAGGCTTCTTATAAAACTAGGAGCTAATACTCAGATTACAGACAATAATGGAATGTATCCTTCAACTAGGCTTAGAGAGCTTGTGATGATGAAATATAATGAATTAAGAGATATTGATAGGGAATTATTTGAGGCTATAAGAGATAATGATATAAAAAAATTAAAGAAGAGCATAGAAGAAGGTGCTAATGTTAATGCTGAAGATGGTTATGGGCTTAGTGCTTTGCATTTTGCTATAAGAAATAAAAACATAAAAGCGGTTGATGTTTTGCTTGACTGCGAGAATATTAATTTAGAAGCAACTCTTCCTAACGGATATTATACGGCATTAGATAATTTTAGCGGTGAAGCTGTATATATAGGAGGGGCTACTCCTTTACTTTATGCTATATTTAAAAGCAATGGAGACAGCAGAATAGTAAACAGGCTCATTAAAAAAAATGCTAATATTAACACTTCTGATGAAGAGGGCTGGAATAGTTTTTTATATGCGGCTGCTTTTGGTAATGTTCGTATAATTAGCAGTTTAGTAAACAAAAATAAGAGTTTAGTTAATAGCAGAACAAAAAAAAATGTTACTGCTTTACAAATGGCTGTTGTTTACGATAATATTAAAGTAATTAGTTATTTAGTAAAAAGGCTTCATGTTGATATTAACGCGAGGGACAATGATGGATGGACTGCTCTTTATTATGCTGCTGCTAACAACAAGGCAGAGGCGTATAATTTACTTATAGAGCTTGGTGCTGACAGAGAAATTGCTAATAATGAGGGCTTAAAGCCTGATGATATATTCTTTAATAATTAA
- a CDS encoding ankyrin repeat domain-containing protein, whose product MIRNVFLLIILLFSVNFNIYAINQKESELFSAIKEKKNERELREILKYRIDFSATNEMGLTPLLYAIECNNERALRVLLEYSNVNIEYRLPNDFAAYPFVNKYEGDSVNIGGATPLMFAIFRNNSKAVKELIDKGANVRAKDNEGNSVFLYACGFGDSNIIRMLLQKDKLIVNDKTPNGNLNGLHYAAAFNNLNTINFLVKNVDMNINDRDSNGCTALYYAAYYQKQDAYNLLIKLGANKDIGDNYGVAPEYILSGGSSAFDLENKEEDNNNNNNNNTNTYYENMFIARVIQTSDTNALRDIMMYSNFNMNSIIMAYETPLTYAIHLDKYDMVNELLKYEMNNTNIINIETSYIPADEVYFNEDRAEFRGNVYLGDVSPLQYAIFKNNTNIINTLLHYGADISRKDSLGDNALMYAARFSSAEVIDTILNYSSNSYRVVDIYGNTPLHNASSLGNTNALIALMNRTPININIQNIDGDTPLHLAVKNNNSNTYRFLLLKGADYTIKNYDGKTASDLLYGDNIENIMGSFSDTNIYSTNSYNNINPVEANNVNNIVEDFLYDNMPDDDASYYKKENNEYQPAQLESKILFDAIYKDDAALIHNAISNTVDLNARNSEGFTPLLYAIHYDKTNALNILLSYTNKIDINKTLDNYTNYYSKKGVNFSGELVFDKTTPLEYAIFKGNIDIVSMLMNNNADIYLEDSKGYNGIFYASAFGDYALLNKIMQKYPAIYNFKNSNGDSVLHIAASYGNNNAISFYLYNTFLSINTKNNEGKTPLDLANANGYTNTVDYLIKGGAKYGNQ is encoded by the coding sequence ATGATTAGAAATGTATTTTTATTAATTATATTACTTTTTTCTGTTAATTTTAACATATACGCTATAAATCAAAAAGAAAGTGAATTATTTTCGGCTATAAAAGAAAAGAAAAATGAAAGAGAGTTAAGAGAGATTTTAAAGTATAGAATAGATTTTTCTGCTACAAATGAAATGGGATTAACACCTCTTTTGTATGCTATTGAATGCAATAACGAAAGAGCCTTAAGGGTACTTCTTGAATATAGTAATGTTAATATTGAATATAGACTTCCTAATGATTTTGCTGCTTATCCGTTTGTAAATAAATATGAAGGAGACAGCGTTAATATTGGAGGGGCTACTCCTTTAATGTTTGCCATATTTAGAAATAATTCAAAAGCAGTTAAAGAGCTTATAGATAAAGGAGCTAATGTTAGAGCTAAAGACAATGAGGGAAACTCTGTATTTTTGTATGCATGCGGTTTTGGAGACAGCAATATTATAAGAATGCTTCTTCAAAAAGATAAACTGATAGTTAATGATAAAACTCCTAACGGCAATCTTAATGGACTTCATTATGCTGCTGCTTTTAATAATTTAAATACTATTAATTTCTTAGTTAAAAATGTTGATATGAATATTAATGACAGAGATTCAAATGGATGCACTGCTTTATATTATGCGGCATATTATCAAAAACAAGATGCTTATAATCTGCTCATTAAACTTGGTGCTAATAAAGACATAGGTGATAATTATGGAGTAGCTCCAGAATATATATTATCAGGCGGAAGTTCTGCTTTTGACTTAGAAAACAAAGAGGAAGATAATAATAATAATAATAATAATAATACAAATACTTACTACGAAAACATGTTTATTGCAAGGGTTATTCAAACTTCAGATACCAATGCATTAAGAGATATAATGATGTATTCTAACTTTAATATGAACTCTATAATTATGGCTTATGAAACTCCTCTCACTTATGCTATACATCTTGATAAATATGATATGGTTAATGAACTTCTTAAATATGAAATGAATAATACAAATATTATAAATATAGAAACTTCTTATATACCAGCTGATGAAGTTTATTTTAATGAAGATAGAGCAGAGTTTAGAGGCAATGTATATTTGGGAGATGTTAGCCCTTTGCAGTATGCTATATTTAAAAATAACACTAATATAATAAACACACTTTTACATTATGGTGCTGATATAAGCAGAAAAGACAGTTTAGGCGATAATGCTTTAATGTATGCTGCTAGATTTTCAAGTGCTGAAGTTATTGATACAATTTTAAATTATAGCAGTAATTCTTATAGAGTAGTAGATATATACGGCAACACTCCTTTACATAATGCTTCATCACTTGGAAACACTAATGCTTTAATTGCACTTATGAATAGAACTCCTATTAATATAAACATACAAAATATTGATGGAGATACTCCTTTGCATTTAGCTGTAAAAAATAATAACAGCAATACTTATAGATTTTTATTATTAAAGGGAGCTGATTATACTATAAAAAATTATGACGGCAAAACTGCTTCAGATTTGTTGTATGGGGATAATATAGAAAATATAATGGGTAGTTTTTCAGATACTAATATCTACAGCACAAATTCATATAATAATATAAATCCAGTTGAGGCAAATAATGTTAATAATATTGTAGAAGATTTTTTATATGACAATATGCCGGATGATGATGCCTCCTATTATAAAAAAGAAAATAATGAATATCAACCAGCTCAATTAGAAAGTAAGATTCTTTTCGATGCTATTTATAAAGATGATGCAGCTTTAATACATAATGCTATTTCTAATACAGTTGATCTTAATGCAAGAAACTCTGAAGGTTTTACTCCGCTCCTTTATGCTATTCATTATGACAAAACTAATGCCCTCAATATACTTTTAAGCTACACAAATAAAATTGATATAAATAAAACATTAGACAATTATACTAATTACTATTCTAAAAAAGGGGTTAACTTTAGCGGAGAATTGGTATTTGATAAAACAACTCCTTTAGAATATGCAATATTTAAAGGAAATATTGATATAGTATCTATGCTTATGAATAATAATGCTGATATATATCTTGAAGATTCAAAAGGATATAATGGAATATTTTATGCTTCTGCTTTTGGAGATTATGCTCTATTAAATAAAATAATGCAAAAATATCCTGCTATATATAATTTCAAAAACTCTAATGGCGACAGCGTTCTTCATATTGCAGCAAGCTATGGAAACAATAATGCTATAAGTTTTTATTTATACAATACATTTTTGAGCATAAACACAAAAAATAATGAAGGTAAAACTCCACTAGACTTAGCAAATGCCAATGGATATACTAACACCGTAGATTATTTAATAAAAGGCGGTGCTAAATACGGCAATCAATAA
- a CDS encoding FMN-binding protein produces the protein MKKEVTYKAVISVTITALIAGFLLSFVYSSFEKDILANNEKTVLNGVKAVIPDADNIEGPINDATYPYYIGKKADGSVAGYAVLSSAGGYNGQNKVLVGFSGDATTVTGIVVTEQAETPGLGAKIVEESFRNQFTNKSSVVPLTVVKGIKPEEALDAQIAAISGATISSTSVITAVNSANEQAVSLFLE, from the coding sequence ATGAAAAAAGAAGTTACATATAAAGCTGTAATATCTGTTACAATAACTGCTCTAATTGCTGGATTTTTATTATCATTTGTTTATTCTTCTTTTGAGAAAGATATTTTAGCAAACAATGAAAAGACTGTATTAAATGGTGTTAAGGCTGTTATACCTGATGCTGATAATATAGAAGGGCCTATTAATGATGCTACTTATCCATATTATATTGGTAAAAAGGCTGATGGTTCTGTGGCAGGTTATGCTGTGCTTTCTTCTGCTGGCGGATATAATGGTCAAAATAAGGTGTTAGTTGGTTTTAGCGGCGATGCTACTACTGTTACAGGAATTGTTGTTACTGAGCAAGCTGAAACTCCCGGACTTGGTGCAAAAATTGTAGAGGAGAGTTTTAGAAATCAATTTACTAATAAGAGTTCTGTTGTACCTCTTACTGTTGTAAAAGGTATAAAACCAGAAGAAGCACTTGATGCTCAAATAGCTGCCATAAGTGGAGCTACTATATCAAGCACTTCTGTTATTACTGCCGTTAATAGTGCTAATGAACAGGCTGTTAGTTTATTTTTAGAATAA
- a CDS encoding RnfABCDGE type electron transport complex subunit D, translated as MKLYTESSPHIKDGDTTQKIMLRVIIALLPAIIYSVVLFGNRVIILYLASIITCVLCNIIVRKMRKQPVLPDYASVVTALLLVMTLPPSTTVTMVVIGGAVAIIFAKEVFGGLGSNIFNPALVGRAFLQVAFPAQMSTYTPPVRVPFFDLFADGLSNLVNTVSGGTQAIDMTTALSQATPLTFMKFSYADGISTSLIEQIKFESHYYLQMLLGSTGGAIGETSVILLTIGGIFLIVTKTIDWRIPLGMLISLVTISLILSLAMPGEFASPIYQIFAGGFVLGAFFMATDMVTCPSSHLGAWIYALLIGAVLAILRAFGSSPEYTMYSILIGNMFMPLIAMYTRPKPFGKKEAINIEKQQQGAK; from the coding sequence ATGAAGTTATACACTGAATCTTCTCCTCATATAAAAGATGGAGATACTACACAAAAAATTATGCTAAGAGTAATTATTGCTCTTTTGCCTGCTATTATATATAGCGTAGTGTTGTTTGGCAATAGAGTAATTATATTATATCTTGCTTCTATTATTACTTGTGTTTTATGTAATATAATTGTTAGAAAGATGAGAAAGCAGCCTGTACTTCCTGATTATGCTTCAGTGGTTACTGCTTTGCTTTTAGTGATGACTTTACCTCCTAGCACTACTGTAACAATGGTTGTTATTGGCGGTGCTGTTGCTATTATATTTGCTAAAGAAGTTTTTGGAGGTTTGGGTTCTAACATATTTAATCCTGCTTTAGTAGGAAGGGCTTTTTTACAAGTTGCTTTCCCTGCTCAAATGAGTACTTATACTCCTCCTGTTAGAGTGCCTTTCTTTGATTTATTTGCTGATGGACTTAGTAATTTAGTTAATACTGTAAGCGGCGGTACTCAAGCTATAGATATGACTACTGCTTTATCACAGGCTACTCCTTTAACTTTTATGAAGTTTAGTTATGCTGACGGAATTAGCACTTCTCTAATAGAACAAATTAAATTTGAATCACATTATTATCTACAAATGTTATTAGGAAGCACTGGCGGAGCTATAGGAGAGACTTCTGTTATACTTCTTACAATAGGCGGAATATTCCTCATTGTTACTAAAACTATAGATTGGAGAATACCTTTAGGAATGCTCATTTCTTTAGTTACAATAAGTTTAATACTTTCTCTTGCTATGCCCGGAGAGTTTGCTTCTCCTATATATCAAATATTTGCAGGCGGATTTGTTTTAGGTGCTTTCTTTATGGCTACTGACATGGTTACTTGTCCTTCTAGTCATTTAGGTGCTTGGATATATGCTCTTTTAATAGGTGCTGTACTTGCAATACTTAGAGCTTTTGGTTCTTCTCCAGAATATACTATGTATTCTATATTGATAGGAAATATGTTTATGCCTTTAATAGCTATGTATACTCGTCCTAAACCTTTTGGTAAGAAAGAGGCTATAAATATAGAAAAACAACAACAAGGAGCAAAATAA